From the Actinopolymorpha singaporensis genome, the window ACCCTGCCGGACTTCGCGGCGATGTGGTCGGCCATGCTCGGCCGGGAGGCGGCTGCGTGAGTTCGCGGCAGCGCCGGTTCGAGGTCGACGACCACGAGAGCTACGGCCGACCGGCCCGGCGGACCCGGCCGCGTACCAAGCAGCGCCCGAACTACGCCGACGCCACCACGGCCGTGGTGGTCACCCGCGACCGCGGCCGCTACACCTGCCGGGTGGAGGCCAAAGCCGGGCACGCCCGGCCCACCGGGGACACGGAGAACGCCGGGGACGCCGGGGCCCGCCAGGTGCTCGCGATGCGGGCCCGAACGCTCGGCCGCACCAGCGTCATCGTCGGCGACCGGGTGCGGCTGGTCGGCGACGTCTCCGGAGACCCGGGCTCGCTGGCCCGGATAGTGGAGGTGGAGGAGCGCGCCACCGTCCTCCGGCGTACCGCCGACGACGACGACCCGATCGAACGCCCCATCGTCGCCAACGCCGACCAGCTGGTGATCGTCACCGCGCTGGCCGACCCGCCACCGCGACCGCGGCTGATCGACCGGTGCCTGGTCGCGGCCTACGACGCCGACGTCGAACCGTTGCTGTGCCTCACCAAGGCCGACCTCGCCTCGCCCGAGGAG encodes:
- the rsgA gene encoding ribosome small subunit-dependent GTPase A, encoding MSSRQRRFEVDDHESYGRPARRTRPRTKQRPNYADATTAVVVTRDRGRYTCRVEAKAGHARPTGDTENAGDAGARQVLAMRARTLGRTSVIVGDRVRLVGDVSGDPGSLARIVEVEERATVLRRTADDDDPIERPIVANADQLVIVTALADPPPRPRLIDRCLVAAYDADVEPLLCLTKADLASPEELLDIYRPLGVHSVVTRHDEELGELVRERLADRVSVLVGHSGVGKSTLVNTLIPDAHRATGEVSDVTGRGRHTSTQAVMLRLPFGGWIVDTPGIRSFGLAHVDPHRLIGAFGDLDDVAEECPRGCTHQRTEPECALDEAVAEGRLDPARVESYRRLLDSRELHAGD